A genome region from Pseudanabaena sp. Chao 1811 includes the following:
- a CDS encoding serine/threonine-protein kinase has translation MSLTAGQLVGGHYEVMTRLGGGGFGETYLSRDLHLPDRPSRVIKRLCPRNSDSSLLQLSRRLFETEAQVLYRLGAHPQIPQLFAHFEELSEFYLVQEYIDGKDLSHELIRGKIWEQFAVVDLLQNLLTVLSFVHQHNVIHRDIKPENIIRRRDGQLFLIDFGVVKQIATPTMVLNGHEEAVYTVGIGTPGYMPSEQAHGEPKFASDLYAIGMIGIQALTGIPPSHLEKDDNLEIVWRPLAPKVYPEFADILSRMVRFDFRQRYANAHIAYEALKEFRDRYPISDVNHSLPTIRLSTIQSSNAISDSVRDLHSAQNPPSKKSAIWQYLQPWQWFLGFTTLGAIVITTVVLLLSVPPKASRTDVSEEVTPATTVPQNSTQTSLKDAPSSGTTTGSISLVKEFSSNDAIYGVALSPDGKTLAGASAERNIDLWDFATGKKIQTLKGNTGRVYDIYFSPDGKRLVSASDDRKVMIWDVKSSKTLNILEGHQERVYTAIFSPDGKMIASSGGDRTIRLWNAETGKPIKTFLEKSWVYDVSFTPDGKVLVSACKDGAIHLWNVETGKVVKTLVESGSSVRAINYSNNGKLIASAMEDNTVRLWDATTGQLKEVLTGHTGEVHTLDFSKDDRLLASGSADKTVRVWHLKEKRSPQVLADHERGVASVEFSPDQKFLISGSLDGKIKIWKLAL, from the coding sequence ATGAGTCTTACAGCAGGGCAGTTAGTCGGCGGACATTACGAAGTTATGACACGGTTAGGTGGTGGTGGCTTTGGCGAGACCTATCTCTCACGGGATTTGCATCTACCTGATCGTCCATCACGGGTAATCAAAAGATTATGTCCTCGCAATTCAGACTCAAGTTTGTTGCAGCTCTCACGACGGCTCTTTGAGACGGAAGCACAGGTGCTTTACCGTTTAGGGGCGCATCCGCAAATACCCCAACTATTTGCCCACTTTGAAGAATTATCAGAATTTTATCTAGTTCAAGAATATATCGATGGCAAAGACCTCAGCCATGAATTGATTAGAGGCAAAATTTGGGAGCAGTTTGCAGTTGTCGATCTATTGCAAAATCTGCTCACAGTGCTGAGTTTTGTGCATCAACACAATGTAATTCATCGTGATATAAAACCTGAAAATATTATTAGGCGGCGTGATGGACAGCTTTTCTTAATTGATTTTGGTGTTGTTAAGCAAATTGCTACGCCAACAATGGTTTTGAATGGACATGAGGAAGCTGTCTACACAGTGGGAATTGGCACCCCCGGATATATGCCTAGTGAGCAGGCGCATGGAGAACCTAAGTTTGCCAGTGATCTCTATGCGATCGGTATGATTGGCATCCAAGCTTTGACAGGCATTCCGCCTAGCCATTTAGAGAAAGATGACAATCTCGAAATTGTGTGGCGACCACTTGCCCCGAAAGTCTATCCCGAATTTGCAGATATTCTCTCGCGGATGGTGCGGTTTGATTTTCGCCAGCGTTATGCCAATGCCCATATTGCCTATGAAGCCCTCAAAGAATTTCGCGATCGCTATCCGATTTCTGATGTCAATCACAGCTTGCCCACAATCAGACTGAGTACGATTCAGTCTAGTAATGCTATTAGTGACTCTGTGCGCGATCTCCATTCTGCCCAGAATCCGCCATCCAAGAAATCAGCAATTTGGCAATATCTCCAACCTTGGCAGTGGTTTTTAGGATTTACAACTCTTGGCGCGATCGTGATTACCACAGTTGTACTTCTCTTATCAGTCCCACCCAAAGCAAGTCGCACTGATGTTTCGGAAGAAGTCACCCCAGCCACTACGGTTCCTCAAAACTCTACACAAACCTCATTAAAAGATGCTCCTAGTTCTGGCACGACCACAGGTTCTATTTCTTTAGTTAAGGAGTTTTCTAGTAATGATGCGATTTACGGAGTTGCTCTGAGTCCCGATGGTAAAACCTTGGCTGGGGCAAGTGCTGAGCGCAATATTGACCTATGGGATTTTGCAACGGGTAAAAAAATTCAAACCTTAAAAGGGAATACAGGTCGAGTTTACGATATTTACTTTAGCCCTGACGGTAAGAGGTTGGTTAGTGCTAGTGATGATCGCAAAGTGATGATTTGGGATGTGAAATCTAGCAAGACTTTGAATATCCTTGAGGGGCATCAGGAACGGGTATATACTGCGATTTTTAGTCCCGATGGCAAAATGATTGCTAGTTCTGGTGGCGATCGCACGATTCGGTTATGGAATGCGGAAACTGGTAAACCCATCAAGACATTCCTCGAAAAATCTTGGGTCTATGATGTGTCCTTTACGCCCGACGGCAAAGTTTTAGTGAGTGCTTGCAAAGATGGGGCAATTCACCTATGGAATGTTGAAACAGGAAAAGTGGTCAAAACTCTGGTGGAAAGTGGTAGCTCTGTCCGTGCCATCAACTACAGCAATAATGGCAAACTGATTGCAAGTGCAATGGAAGATAATACGGTGCGTCTATGGGATGCCACCACAGGTCAGTTAAAGGAAGTGCTGACGGGGCATACGGGTGAAGTGCATACCCTCGATTTTAGTAAGGATGATCGCTTACTTGCCAGTGGCAGTGCGGATAAGACTGTCCGAGTGTGGCATTTAAAAGAAAAGCGATCGCCACAGGTTTTAGCTGATCACGAACGTGGTGTTGCTTCCGTGGAATTTAGCCCCGATCAGAAGTTTTTGATTAGTGGCAGTCTCGATGGCAAAATCAAAATCTGGAAATTAGCTTTATAA
- a CDS encoding O-antigen ligase family protein: MSTGRLIIQLGIAAYILFTLLPDSSTQMVGFPFVLLWQVGLLCFAIAGLLNLWRKDKPFYLLGSSFDWVVGSGFVTLCLSTMFSQFPNQGMWYSLTAFGYLIALYVTNNFLHVTDNIGHNSTSSNNSRDSGVLSILRFQGLLGIAVIIESLFLWTTQTWLPQLAQLAKLNQWGLNLNYDFSDLMSRNWAPMGHQNYVAGFLMLVLPLFGSLAIAQKGMWRSIWLLGIGLGLIDLYTTSSRGGFLGLGAIVLYAIIVALFRSNVSRWLVIFGGTGAITIFGLLIAANNRLRSLISGLLTSFANPTQGSGELLFRTIAADVGWRMGLDHWLFGAGAGSAIMLYQQYRPQWAGREAEILFQLHSTPVHLWAELGIGAVITFVVLLVAIASLFIKLHRSRSWQAHPQDQAIAYGLFGSLLGYGMLAITDYQLDVPAISGSLVIIFAALAYLGQLHTGELITLGYYKQPRLWLAMITTVYLVAAIAWLVPVNTAWQASSVGFIYLSRAKVDLANAKQEFLPEAIAAVDKFQDRLKLANQLAPWEPYYPYQLGWNLADLALTYSNLPQAQTWQKEGLAWIKTAIATNPNNEAAYNAAAWLSLQQTSSSAAPEAETYFRRALELLPLKKSLYFGLGVSLLRQGKTAEAIKAITTEVVNDPIFITSPMWSDDTFQALYPQIVASVERQYSSNPSQALHLAALRWWTGQPNAITELKQTGNPMALLLAKAIANDVDGLTSVKQNPQTPLEMVVSAWLNPNLRDKLLERAYVFASSSLPDERSVAIVKAMSDRMNQATNFDAWLRQPLPANSPLIINYRRARLGFNVVSRHVDGVVPLDFFNVSDRAEISFFLKDLFL, encoded by the coding sequence ATGAGTACAGGTCGGTTAATCATCCAGTTAGGCATCGCCGCCTATATCTTATTCACTTTACTACCCGATAGCAGTACACAAATGGTGGGATTTCCCTTTGTACTGCTGTGGCAAGTGGGATTACTATGCTTTGCGATCGCAGGTTTGCTTAATCTCTGGCGCAAGGATAAACCCTTTTATTTATTAGGTAGCAGCTTTGACTGGGTAGTTGGTTCTGGCTTTGTCACCCTCTGCTTATCCACAATGTTTTCGCAATTTCCCAATCAGGGGATGTGGTATAGCTTGACTGCCTTTGGGTATTTGATTGCGCTATATGTAACTAATAATTTTCTGCATGTAACTGACAATATAGGACATAACTCCACATCATCAAATAACTCTAGGGATTCGGGAGTCTTATCAATTCTCAGATTTCAAGGTTTGCTGGGAATAGCTGTAATTATTGAAAGCTTATTTCTATGGACAACGCAAACATGGCTGCCACAGCTAGCGCAATTAGCCAAGCTAAATCAATGGGGACTCAATCTTAATTACGACTTTTCGGATTTGATGTCTCGCAATTGGGCCCCGATGGGGCATCAAAATTATGTGGCAGGATTTTTGATGTTAGTGTTGCCACTTTTTGGAAGTTTAGCGATCGCCCAAAAGGGGATGTGGCGATCAATCTGGCTATTAGGCATTGGGCTAGGGCTAATTGATTTATATACCACCAGTTCACGGGGCGGATTTTTGGGATTGGGAGCCATAGTTTTATATGCAATTATCGTGGCACTATTTCGTAGCAACGTTAGTCGCTGGTTAGTCATTTTTGGCGGGACAGGGGCGATCACCATATTCGGATTACTAATAGCGGCAAATAATCGCTTGCGATCTTTGATATCAGGATTGCTCACTAGTTTTGCAAATCCGACCCAAGGCTCTGGGGAATTACTGTTTAGAACCATTGCTGCCGATGTGGGTTGGCGCATGGGCTTAGATCATTGGCTATTTGGGGCAGGGGCAGGCTCGGCAATTATGCTCTATCAGCAATATCGTCCCCAATGGGCAGGGCGCGAAGCGGAGATTTTATTCCAATTGCACAGCACACCTGTGCATCTCTGGGCAGAACTAGGGATTGGTGCTGTGATTACCTTTGTCGTTTTATTAGTAGCGATCGCATCTCTTTTTATCAAATTGCATCGCTCTCGCAGTTGGCAGGCTCATCCGCAGGATCAAGCGATCGCCTATGGACTATTTGGTAGTTTGCTGGGCTATGGCATGTTGGCAATTACGGACTATCAGCTTGATGTCCCTGCAATTAGTGGCAGTTTAGTGATTATCTTTGCGGCTTTAGCTTATTTAGGACAGTTACATACAGGCGAACTCATTACCCTTGGCTATTACAAACAGCCCCGTCTGTGGTTAGCAATGATTACCACAGTTTATCTTGTTGCGGCGATCGCTTGGTTAGTACCTGTGAATACGGCTTGGCAAGCATCAAGTGTAGGGTTTATCTATTTATCAAGGGCAAAGGTAGATTTAGCCAATGCAAAACAGGAATTTCTACCTGAAGCGATCGCCGCCGTTGATAAATTTCAAGATCGCCTCAAACTTGCCAATCAACTTGCCCCTTGGGAGCCTTACTATCCCTATCAATTGGGTTGGAACTTAGCTGACCTTGCCCTTACCTACAGCAATTTACCGCAGGCGCAAACTTGGCAAAAAGAGGGATTGGCATGGATCAAAACCGCGATCGCCACTAACCCTAATAACGAAGCAGCTTACAATGCGGCGGCATGGCTCAGTCTTCAGCAAACTTCAAGTAGCGCCGCGCCAGAAGCAGAGACTTATTTCCGACGCGCTTTAGAGCTACTTCCTCTAAAAAAATCGCTCTATTTTGGTTTAGGGGTGAGTTTATTGCGTCAGGGCAAGACGGCTGAAGCGATTAAGGCGATTACTACGGAAGTAGTTAATGATCCGATTTTTATTACTAGCCCAATGTGGTCAGATGATACCTTTCAAGCGCTATATCCGCAGATCGTGGCAAGTGTGGAGCGCCAATATAGCAGTAATCCCAGTCAGGCCTTGCATCTTGCCGCTTTAAGATGGTGGACAGGACAGCCGAATGCCATAACCGAACTCAAACAAACGGGAAATCCTATGGCATTACTGCTCGCTAAGGCGATCGCTAATGATGTGGACGGATTAACATCAGTGAAACAAAATCCACAAACACCTTTAGAAATGGTAGTTTCGGCTTGGCTCAATCCCAACTTGCGCGATAAATTACTAGAAAGAGCCTATGTATTTGCTTCTAGCAGTTTGCCCGATGAGCGTTCTGTTGCCATAGTTAAAGCTATGAGCGATCGCATGAACCAAGCCACGAATTTCGATGCTTGGTTACGTCAGCCTTTACCTGCCAATAGTCCTCTGATCATTAACTATCGACGCGCCAGATTAGGCTTTAATGTGGTCAGTCGGCATGTGGATGGAGTGGTTCCCCTTGACTTTTTCAATGTCAGCGATCGCGCCGAAATATCTTTCTTTTTAAAAGATCTATTTTTATGA